One window of Paenibacillus sp. FSL K6-3182 genomic DNA carries:
- a CDS encoding L,D-transpeptidase codes for MPDYRIIIDLSDRQLYLLDGDVVTQAFPVGIGKMVTQTPTGEFTIINKQPNPGGPFGAFWMGLSKPHYGIHGTNDPSSIGHIVSHGCIRMFNDDVLALSKIVPIGTRVTIRP; via the coding sequence ATGCCCGACTACCGTATTATCATCGATCTTTCCGATCGTCAGCTCTATCTGCTGGACGGCGACGTCGTCACTCAAGCTTTTCCCGTTGGCATCGGCAAAATGGTAACTCAAACGCCTACAGGTGAATTTACGATTATTAATAAGCAGCCCAATCCCGGCGGACCGTTCGGCGCCTTTTGGATGGGGCTCTCGAAGCCGCATTATGGCATCCATGGCACAAACGATCCTTCTTCCATCGGACATATCGTCTCACACGGCTGCATCCGAATGTTTAACGATGATGTACTCGCCTTGTCCAAAATAGTGCCTATTGGCACGCGTGTTACCATTCGCCCTTAG
- a CDS encoding DUF1861 family protein, whose product MMKLEWITKTCKELLLEYEPAQKQGTKLYFAGVGDRDVYNITAPFLNEGELYIAGRVEDRHSEESEIIFFTCKDGIWTPKLDLPKFQLQDPFITKINGEWIFGGVHLYFDSETSRSIIGWKTVLYRGEKLHELVHAATGPWNMKDIRLTQLSDGKIGIFSRPFGIEGTRAVIGFSIIDSFEELSETAIINAPLFRDQFLKDEWGGANEIHLLKNGYLGVLGHISYTDEESNLHYHAMSFVLNPWTREKSPVKIIATRSDFPEGPAKRPNLVDVIFSGGLVRKANNRAELFVGASDTEAHYIDIADPFTEYEAMKQDEAES is encoded by the coding sequence ATGATGAAGCTCGAATGGATAACGAAAACATGCAAAGAGCTGCTGCTAGAATATGAGCCTGCTCAAAAACAAGGCACGAAGCTTTATTTTGCTGGCGTTGGGGACCGCGATGTTTACAATATTACTGCTCCATTCTTGAATGAGGGGGAGCTTTATATTGCCGGCCGTGTGGAAGATCGCCATTCGGAGGAATCCGAGATTATCTTTTTTACATGCAAAGATGGAATCTGGACTCCGAAGCTGGATTTGCCTAAGTTTCAGCTGCAGGATCCCTTTATTACGAAAATTAACGGCGAATGGATCTTCGGCGGTGTCCATCTTTATTTTGACTCTGAAACATCGAGGTCGATCATAGGCTGGAAAACCGTGCTTTACCGAGGAGAAAAATTGCATGAGCTTGTACATGCTGCAACAGGCCCTTGGAACATGAAGGATATTCGCTTAACACAATTATCTGATGGGAAGATCGGTATTTTTTCGAGACCATTTGGGATTGAAGGCACGAGAGCTGTAATCGGCTTCAGCATTATTGATTCCTTTGAGGAGTTGTCCGAAACAGCTATTATTAACGCTCCATTGTTTCGTGATCAATTTCTAAAGGATGAATGGGGAGGGGCAAATGAAATTCATTTGCTCAAAAATGGGTATCTCGGCGTATTAGGCCACATCTCTTATACGGATGAGGAGTCCAATCTACATTATCATGCGATGTCATTTGTTCTCAATCCTTGGACGAGAGAGAAGTCACCGGTCAAAATCATAGCAACAAGAAGCGACTTCCCTGAGGGCCCGGCTAAACGCCCGAATTTAGTTGATGTAATCTTCAGCGGTGGACTGGTCCGCAAGGCTAACAACCGTGCGGAGCTCTTTGTGGGAGCTAGTGACACGGAGGCGCATTACATCGATATTGCAGACCCGTTCACGGAGTACGAAGCGATGAAGCAAGATGAAGCTGAAAGCTAA
- a CDS encoding mannose-1-phosphate guanylyltransferase produces the protein MNKFATILAGGGGTRFWPLSRQELPKQLINISGTDIMLNDTIERFNGVIPMENTIVVTNRTQAVLLERIMHKSVQHVNILVEPVAKNTAASILLAALFIEKNHGDSLMVVFPSDHHITESDNFKKTLNDACIVAMETNKIVTIGIKPTFPSTGYGYISCKKDSFIKEPCHVYEAAEFVEKPNFAKAQSYLQSGHYLWNSGMFIWKTSCIIDNFKRFLPRLFKTMLPLIAYMGTEREEEMINEIYPLLQNISIDYGILERSDEVVVIEGDFGWNDIGSWDALGAIFPPDEHGNIVKANYVGIDTQNSIIYGDDRLITTIGIDGLIIADTKDALLICAKDKAQEVKEIVRILKDKGMHEYA, from the coding sequence ATGAATAAATTTGCTACGATTCTCGCAGGCGGAGGCGGAACACGTTTCTGGCCTTTATCCCGGCAGGAGCTGCCGAAGCAGCTAATCAATATAAGCGGCACCGACATTATGCTCAATGATACGATTGAACGCTTTAACGGCGTTATTCCGATGGAAAACACGATCGTAGTAACGAATCGCACCCAAGCGGTGCTGCTCGAGAGGATCATGCATAAGAGTGTTCAGCACGTTAACATTCTGGTAGAGCCGGTTGCCAAAAATACGGCAGCGAGCATACTCCTTGCGGCTTTATTTATTGAGAAAAACCATGGTGATTCTCTTATGGTCGTATTTCCATCCGATCATCATATTACCGAATCGGATAACTTTAAGAAAACATTGAATGATGCTTGCATCGTGGCTATGGAGACAAACAAGATTGTTACGATTGGCATCAAGCCTACCTTTCCTTCAACTGGCTATGGCTATATTTCTTGCAAGAAAGACTCTTTCATTAAGGAGCCTTGTCATGTTTATGAGGCAGCCGAATTTGTCGAAAAACCTAATTTCGCAAAAGCACAATCCTATCTTCAATCCGGTCATTACTTGTGGAACAGCGGTATGTTTATTTGGAAAACCTCTTGCATCATTGATAATTTCAAAAGGTTTCTTCCAAGACTCTTTAAAACAATGCTCCCTTTAATTGCGTATATGGGGACGGAGCGCGAAGAAGAAATGATTAATGAGATTTATCCTTTGCTGCAAAACATTTCAATCGACTATGGTATTTTAGAACGCAGTGACGAGGTTGTCGTTATTGAAGGCGATTTTGGATGGAATGATATTGGAAGCTGGGATGCGCTCGGCGCGATATTTCCTCCAGATGAGCATGGAAACATTGTCAAAGCGAACTACGTAGGCATCGACACACAGAACTCCATCATCTACGGTGATGACCGGCTCATCACTACAATTGGAATTGATGGTCTGATTATTGCGGATACCAAGGATGCGCTGCTGATATGTGCCAAAGACAAGGCGCAAGAGGTAAAGGAAATCGTTAGAATTTTGAAGGATAAGGGAATGCACGAATACGCCTAA
- a CDS encoding glycosyltransferase, with protein MGVSMIKPLSMNYLRSLTDDTGIFQHTKFGIPDRSKGYTSDDNARALIAAVMLNKRIRDKDSLNLINTYLAFIHHAQNEDGSFRNFMDYNRLFIEKTGSEDCLGRCLWALGFTLSEPSVPHNVQNTCKYMINQALPHVRSLRSPRAMAYAIIGLTSMMQTENALRYKFPYPNMESDDPAFLPEAQIVSIIEELAMRLHTQYQSNKGEGWPWFEDRIAYGNAMLPWALFKASHFSHKEAFRQTAKESLDFLASITFAKEGYFKPVGSHGWLDRGGEAALYDEQPIEACEMLLACLEAYKTLGKEAYREQASLCYEWFHGRNSRKESLIDAETGGCYDGIHASGLNLNQGSENIVSYCMAHEVMHNE; from the coding sequence ATGGGAGTAAGTATGATCAAGCCGTTATCCATGAATTATTTACGCTCATTAACAGATGATACAGGCATCTTCCAGCATACTAAATTCGGCATTCCAGACCGTTCCAAAGGTTATACCTCCGATGATAATGCAAGGGCTTTGATTGCGGCAGTTATGCTCAATAAGCGCATTAGAGACAAGGATTCCTTGAACCTTATAAATACGTATTTGGCCTTTATTCATCATGCTCAAAATGAAGACGGCAGCTTTCGAAACTTTATGGACTACAACCGTTTGTTCATAGAAAAAACAGGCTCGGAGGATTGTTTGGGGCGCTGTTTGTGGGCGCTCGGATTTACACTTTCGGAGCCATCCGTCCCGCATAATGTGCAAAATACATGTAAATATATGATCAATCAGGCGCTGCCGCATGTGCGGAGCTTGAGATCGCCAAGAGCGATGGCTTATGCAATTATCGGCTTAACTTCCATGATGCAGACGGAGAACGCGCTCCGTTATAAGTTCCCATATCCGAATATGGAAAGCGATGACCCAGCCTTTCTTCCAGAGGCTCAAATCGTTTCGATAATTGAGGAATTAGCGATGAGGCTGCATACGCAGTATCAAAGCAATAAAGGAGAGGGCTGGCCGTGGTTTGAGGATCGTATTGCTTACGGCAATGCGATGCTGCCTTGGGCGCTTTTCAAAGCATCACATTTTTCGCATAAAGAAGCATTCAGACAAACCGCTAAAGAAAGCTTGGACTTTCTAGCCTCAATAACTTTTGCAAAAGAAGGTTATTTCAAACCCGTGGGCAGTCATGGCTGGCTTGATAGAGGCGGAGAAGCAGCGTTATATGACGAGCAGCCGATAGAAGCTTGCGAGATGCTGTTAGCCTGCTTAGAGGCATACAAGACGTTAGGGAAGGAAGCCTATCGCGAGCAAGCTTCCTTATGTTATGAATGGTTTCATGGGCGGAACTCCCGTAAAGAATCGTTAATAGATGCAGAGACCGGCGGCTGTTATGATGGCATACATGCAAGCGGCCTGAATTTAAATCAAGGCTCGGAGAACATTGTTTCATACTGCATGGCTCATGAGGTGATGCACAATGAATAA
- a CDS encoding glycosyltransferase family 4 protein: MKKVLIKRNIAFLGTSLPRECGLATFSQDLMNEIEQIQDFNAPRMIAVNNNKSYAYGNQVMAQIGQHNRADYSKIAIDLNQSNIDILVIQHEFGIYGGESGEYVLDLAAKLKIPFIVIFHTVLSEPSEKQRLIMKQLAELSYKVITMAHNKIQDLHEVYGIALEKIEMFHHGVPVVATESRNELKERLGYTNRQIISTFGFLSPGKGIEYAIEAMSGVVKRHPEALYMILGKTHPVVKQEVGEVYRKKLTDLVEKLGLQHHVTFVDKHLTQEEVVQSLVLSDIYMTPYLGKDQAVSGTLAFGIGYGRVIISTPYRYAVEMLADGRGLLADFHNSASLENHIVTILDDPDLKAEMESKTLALGSTMMWNEVAKSYAVLFRETMARHYVLKGSAV; encoded by the coding sequence TTGAAAAAGGTTTTAATCAAGCGGAATATAGCATTTTTGGGAACGAGCTTGCCTAGAGAATGCGGATTAGCTACTTTTTCTCAGGATCTGATGAATGAGATCGAACAAATTCAAGATTTTAATGCACCACGCATGATTGCCGTTAACAACAATAAGTCCTATGCGTACGGTAATCAAGTGATGGCTCAGATTGGACAGCACAATCGTGCAGATTATAGCAAAATAGCAATTGATCTAAATCAATCTAATATCGATATATTAGTCATTCAGCATGAGTTCGGTATTTACGGCGGGGAAAGCGGAGAATATGTTTTGGATTTGGCAGCGAAGCTCAAAATTCCGTTTATCGTTATTTTTCATACCGTATTGTCTGAACCGAGCGAGAAGCAGCGTTTAATTATGAAGCAGCTGGCGGAGCTAAGCTATAAGGTCATTACGATGGCCCATAACAAAATACAGGATTTGCATGAGGTTTACGGCATAGCGCTTGAAAAGATAGAGATGTTCCATCATGGAGTTCCGGTCGTTGCGACCGAATCTAGAAATGAGCTTAAAGAAAGGTTAGGGTATACGAATCGGCAAATCATTTCAACATTCGGTTTTTTAAGCCCAGGCAAAGGAATTGAATATGCCATAGAGGCCATGAGCGGCGTAGTGAAGAGGCATCCGGAAGCACTTTATATGATTTTAGGCAAAACGCATCCTGTTGTGAAACAAGAGGTTGGAGAAGTGTACAGAAAGAAGCTGACAGACCTAGTAGAGAAGCTTGGCCTTCAGCATCATGTTACGTTTGTTGATAAGCATCTGACGCAGGAGGAGGTTGTTCAATCTCTTGTATTGTCGGATATTTATATGACGCCTTATCTTGGCAAGGATCAAGCTGTAAGTGGAACGCTAGCATTCGGAATTGGTTACGGCAGGGTGATTATTTCGACTCCATATCGCTACGCTGTTGAGATGCTGGCTGACGGAAGAGGATTGCTCGCAGATTTCCACAATTCCGCATCATTAGAAAACCATATTGTAACGATATTGGACGATCCGGATCTAAAAGCGGAGATGGAGAGCAAGACGCTCGCTTTAGGCAGTACAATGATGTGGAATGAAGTCGCCAAATCTTACGCGGTACTTTTCCGTGAAACGATGGCACGTCATTATGTGTTAAAAGGGAGTGCGGTTTAA
- a CDS encoding 50S ribosomal protein L25, which produces MMSNTIQLNERVDLSKSKINLLRKQGQVPAIVYGKDVGSISVIVAEKEILSVIKHNPRAILNAAIPEKGNKPVLIQNIQRDPLSNKIVHVDFYQLNMNVSLDSKVTIHFSGEPAGVKEGGMLQVEMYEVEVRCMPDNLLSAFEVDISGLKIGDHLLVSDLSFHEGIEVLSDPGAMLVKISQAQAEETVASA; this is translated from the coding sequence ATGATGAGCAATACTATCCAGTTAAACGAACGGGTCGATTTAAGCAAATCTAAGATTAATCTATTAAGAAAGCAAGGACAGGTACCAGCTATTGTATACGGCAAGGATGTCGGCAGCATTTCTGTTATCGTCGCTGAGAAAGAAATATTATCAGTCATAAAGCACAACCCGCGCGCCATTTTAAATGCAGCTATTCCGGAAAAAGGGAATAAGCCAGTATTAATTCAAAATATACAAAGAGATCCGCTAAGCAATAAAATTGTTCACGTTGATTTCTATCAATTGAATATGAATGTGAGTTTAGATTCGAAAGTAACGATTCATTTCTCCGGAGAACCAGCAGGTGTCAAAGAAGGCGGAATGCTTCAAGTTGAGATGTACGAAGTAGAGGTTCGCTGCATGCCAGACAATCTGCTCAGCGCATTCGAGGTAGATATTAGCGGCCTTAAAATAGGAGATCATTTACTAGTGTCTGACCTCTCCTTCCATGAAGGCATCGAGGTTTTGTCCGATCCTGGTGCGATGTTAGTTAAAATCTCGCAAGCACAAGCCGAAGAAACAGTCGCTTCCGCATAA
- a CDS encoding helix-turn-helix transcriptional regulator, translated as MPGVHSNLKEIMRAKDPNLSIRQLAKDIDYHFDSVRKMYKDEMVQYPRDLLWRLCKYFDVSPGQFIVVVHDDKDIDPDK; from the coding sequence ATGCCGGGGGTTCATAGTAATTTAAAAGAAATCATGAGAGCTAAAGATCCAAACCTATCGATAAGGCAGCTTGCCAAAGATATTGATTATCATTTTGATTCTGTTCGGAAGATGTATAAGGATGAGATGGTTCAATATCCGCGGGATCTGCTATGGAGGTTATGCAAATATTTTGATGTAAGTCCTGGACAGTTTATTGTAGTCGTTCATGATGATAAAGATATAGATCCGGATAAATAA
- a CDS encoding SprT family protein: protein MNNEALQQWVEHISITFFNRPFLHQATFNSRLKATGGRYFTRSHNIEISPHQLSAFGHEETEKIIKHELCHYHLHILKRGYQHRDIEFKQLLAQVGGSRYCQSLPERAQRKQQPFRYKLICTKCGMEYLRKRKIDPAKYACGKCRGKLVLKVIDNQSST from the coding sequence ATGAATAATGAGGCGCTTCAGCAATGGGTTGAGCATATTTCGATAACCTTTTTTAATCGTCCGTTTTTACATCAAGCTACATTCAACAGCCGACTTAAAGCAACAGGAGGACGCTACTTCACAAGGTCCCATAATATTGAGATCAGTCCTCATCAGCTTTCGGCTTTCGGGCATGAAGAAACCGAGAAAATTATTAAGCATGAGCTTTGCCATTATCACTTGCATATATTGAAGCGGGGGTACCAGCATCGCGATATTGAATTCAAACAGCTGCTGGCTCAGGTAGGCGGCTCACGCTATTGTCAGTCCTTGCCTGAACGCGCGCAGCGTAAGCAGCAGCCATTTCGGTACAAGCTTATTTGTACCAAATGCGGGATGGAGTATCTGCGCAAAAGGAAGATTGATCCGGCTAAATACGCTTGTGGAAAATGTCGCGGAAAATTAGTGTTAAAAGTGATTGACAATCAAAGTAGTACATGA
- a CDS encoding hydrolase/acyltransferase yields the protein MATMRYVLLKQNDIIFFVEMPESHAYQLSALNLRLHKEIDKLTAEHVPVLPYAVAECNDVELHDNSINIVSGLDYINSLEKDFAGVQEKSYPLISLLTEIRALQAQLEQWYEEYEEEQSI from the coding sequence ATGGCAACTATGCGCTACGTCCTATTGAAACAAAATGACATCATCTTTTTCGTGGAAATGCCTGAATCGCACGCTTATCAGCTAAGCGCGCTTAACCTCCGGCTTCATAAAGAAATTGACAAGCTAACGGCAGAGCATGTTCCAGTATTGCCTTATGCTGTAGCTGAGTGCAACGATGTTGAGCTTCACGACAATTCCATTAATATCGTCTCGGGCCTGGATTACATCAACAGCCTTGAGAAGGATTTTGCCGGCGTTCAAGAGAAGTCCTATCCGCTTATTTCGCTTTTAACAGAAATTCGCGCTCTGCAAGCTCAGCTTGAACAGTGGTACGAAGAGTATGAAGAAGAACAGAGTATATAG
- the cmpA gene encoding cortex morphogenetic protein CmpA → MPQWLCNQMMRAFQKKDRRQIKLLNDCWYFYRNKQGSKEEGTGTEFTEFQ, encoded by the coding sequence ATGCCACAGTGGCTGTGCAATCAAATGATGCGTGCATTTCAAAAGAAAGACCGCAGACAAATTAAGCTGCTTAATGACTGCTGGTATTTTTACCGCAACAAACAAGGTTCAAAGGAAGAAGGCACCGGAACCGAATTCACCGAATTTCAGTAA
- a CDS encoding nitroreductase family protein: protein MTTTQSNSQETQTNEQLNATFFDVLNSRRSVREYDSSAVISEEEIRDILATAIKAPSSSNMQPWRFLVVTDPELKQKLLPIAFNQKQVAAASAIVIVLADLEMYTLSEKIYGSAIEAGFMTEEVGNNFIANSTKMYSALPAERLKEIVVFDTGLVAMQLMLTARAKGYDSVPMGGYNRDQVMELFNISDRYLPTLMLPIGKAAVEGRETTRLSVDDVTFFNKF from the coding sequence ATGACAACAACTCAAAGCAATTCACAAGAAACTCAAACGAATGAACAATTGAATGCAACTTTCTTTGATGTTTTAAATAGCCGTCGTTCTGTACGTGAATACGACAGCAGTGCAGTAATTTCTGAGGAAGAAATCAGAGACATTCTTGCAACTGCGATCAAAGCGCCATCTTCATCGAATATGCAGCCTTGGCGTTTTCTCGTTGTAACTGATCCTGAACTGAAGCAAAAGCTGCTTCCCATCGCATTTAACCAAAAGCAGGTAGCTGCTGCATCAGCGATTGTTATTGTTCTAGCTGATTTGGAAATGTACACGTTGTCCGAAAAAATTTATGGATCTGCGATTGAAGCAGGTTTCATGACTGAAGAAGTGGGCAACAACTTTATTGCGAATTCTACGAAAATGTACTCAGCTTTGCCAGCAGAGCGCTTGAAAGAAATCGTTGTATTTGACACAGGCCTAGTGGCGATGCAGCTTATGCTGACAGCTCGTGCTAAAGGGTATGATTCCGTTCCTATGGGCGGATATAACCGTGATCAAGTGATGGAACTGTTTAATATTTCGGATCGTTATTTGCCGACATTGATGCTTCCAATTGGCAAAGCAGCAGTAGAAGGCCGTGAAACAACTCGTCTATCGGTTGATGATGTTACATTTTTCAACAAATTTTAA
- a CDS encoding Rrf2 family transcriptional regulator — protein sequence MKTEKASGSTHSKWFGLALQALVILSHKSECYPSAAIAGCLNSEATQLRKVLAKLAAGQLIETREGRDGGYRLKRPPEAISLAEVYIALKVGEPLCSGMLDTISLHDAGLNMKSAFMDIANEIEQNTIETLQQFTIAQLAQKTLPNSS from the coding sequence ATGAAGACAGAAAAGGCAAGCGGATCGACCCATTCAAAATGGTTTGGACTCGCTTTGCAGGCACTCGTTATTTTATCGCACAAATCAGAATGTTATCCTAGTGCGGCTATTGCCGGCTGCTTGAACTCGGAAGCAACACAATTGCGGAAAGTGCTGGCTAAGCTGGCTGCTGGGCAATTAATTGAAACAAGAGAAGGCCGTGATGGAGGTTATAGGCTGAAACGCCCTCCAGAGGCGATATCGCTCGCTGAGGTGTACATTGCTCTCAAAGTAGGAGAACCTCTCTGCAGCGGCATGCTGGATACAATCAGCCTGCATGATGCTGGATTGAATATGAAATCAGCATTCATGGATATTGCAAATGAGATTGAACAGAATACGATCGAAACACTGCAGCAGTTTACAATTGCGCAGCTTGCTCAAAAAACATTGCCTAATTCTTCTTAA
- a CDS encoding Tex family protein: protein MADTKVQHFTDDVEENAGKSKLTVEQKAAESQRIITGIAAQLSIPVTKVKSAVGLLDEGNTIPFIARYRKEMTGELDENDLRAIEEKLQYMRNLEERKREVIRLIDEQGKLTEELRASITQSVKLQEIEDLYRPYRQKRKTRASVAKERGLEPLSEWLWSQPRSGDPLVEAARYVNEEKGVPTAQDALNGASDIIAENIADDASIRAWVRKFTFDQALIKTEAKNAAEETVYEMYYSYQEPVRKLPPHRVLAINRAEREDVLRVAFDVPTERIHEHIQRKLLRNGTAQSVREVLVSVIEDSYKRLISPSIEREVRGELTEKAEEHAISIFSENLRNLLLQPPVRGNIVLGVDPAFRTGCKLAVIDDIGKLLEVAVSYPTPPNNKVAEAEKLINGLIDKYKVELIVIGNGTASRETEQFIADLIGKRKAAGAGGAELKYIIVNEAGASVYSASKLAQEEFPALDVAERSAVSIARRLQDPLAELVKIEPKAIGVGQYQHDVSQKRLDETLGGVVESAVNHVGVDVNTASASLLSYVAGINATIAKNIVKYRDENGRFIKRNQLQKVPRLGAKSYEQCIGFLRIAEPVNPLDSTPIHPESYEVVDKLFSEMGLSLKQLGSEELRTKLAELDADRIAPTLGVGVPTLRDIMDSLLRPGRDPREELPPPIFHTDVLNIEDLAPGMELHGTVRNVIDFGAFVDIGIKNDGLVHISQLSDKFVKRPMDVVSVGDTVTVWVLSVDSKKGRVSLTMRKPN, encoded by the coding sequence TTGGCGGATACAAAGGTACAGCATTTTACAGATGATGTAGAAGAAAATGCGGGAAAATCGAAATTGACAGTGGAACAGAAAGCTGCCGAAAGTCAGCGAATCATTACTGGAATAGCTGCACAGTTATCGATCCCGGTAACAAAAGTGAAATCTGCAGTAGGCTTGCTTGATGAGGGCAACACCATTCCATTTATCGCGCGTTATCGCAAAGAGATGACAGGTGAGCTAGATGAAAATGATCTAAGAGCAATCGAAGAGAAGCTGCAATATATGCGGAACCTGGAAGAGCGCAAACGCGAGGTTATTCGTCTAATTGATGAGCAAGGCAAACTGACTGAAGAGCTGCGCGCTTCGATTACCCAATCGGTGAAGCTGCAAGAGATAGAAGATCTATACCGGCCATATCGGCAAAAGCGGAAGACTCGTGCGAGCGTCGCGAAGGAAAGAGGACTGGAGCCGCTATCAGAATGGCTGTGGTCACAGCCGCGCAGCGGTGATCCGCTTGTTGAAGCTGCTCGTTATGTGAACGAGGAAAAAGGTGTACCGACTGCTCAGGATGCTTTAAATGGAGCTTCGGACATCATTGCCGAAAATATTGCCGATGATGCATCTATTCGTGCTTGGGTTCGCAAATTTACATTTGATCAAGCGCTAATCAAGACAGAAGCAAAAAATGCTGCTGAGGAAACGGTATACGAGATGTATTACAGCTATCAGGAGCCGGTTCGAAAGCTTCCTCCACATCGTGTTCTTGCGATTAATCGTGCTGAACGCGAGGATGTGCTGCGTGTTGCCTTTGATGTTCCTACGGAACGCATTCATGAGCATATCCAGAGAAAGCTGCTTAGAAACGGAACTGCGCAGTCTGTACGCGAGGTGCTAGTATCGGTCATTGAAGACTCGTATAAGCGTCTTATCTCCCCATCCATTGAGCGTGAGGTTCGTGGCGAGCTGACAGAAAAGGCAGAGGAGCATGCTATTTCCATTTTCTCTGAAAACTTGCGCAATCTGCTGCTTCAACCGCCCGTTCGCGGAAATATCGTGCTCGGAGTTGATCCGGCTTTCCGTACCGGGTGCAAACTAGCAGTCATTGATGATATTGGCAAATTGCTGGAGGTTGCGGTATCTTATCCAACTCCTCCGAACAACAAAGTGGCTGAGGCTGAGAAGCTCATCAATGGTTTAATTGATAAATACAAAGTAGAATTGATCGTTATAGGCAACGGAACAGCCTCACGTGAGACGGAGCAATTTATTGCCGACTTAATAGGCAAGCGCAAGGCGGCCGGAGCGGGCGGCGCTGAGCTTAAGTACATAATTGTCAATGAAGCAGGGGCAAGCGTTTATTCGGCCTCTAAGCTCGCTCAGGAGGAGTTTCCCGCGCTAGACGTCGCAGAGCGCAGCGCAGTGTCGATTGCCCGCAGATTGCAAGACCCGCTTGCAGAGCTCGTTAAAATCGAGCCTAAAGCAATCGGAGTTGGACAATATCAGCATGACGTTAGTCAGAAGCGCCTCGATGAGACGCTTGGCGGTGTAGTTGAATCAGCGGTTAACCATGTTGGCGTCGATGTGAACACCGCATCAGCATCCTTGTTATCCTACGTGGCGGGCATTAATGCTACCATCGCTAAAAATATCGTGAAATACCGTGACGAAAACGGACGCTTCATTAAACGAAACCAGCTGCAGAAGGTACCGCGTCTTGGCGCAAAATCATATGAGCAATGTATTGGTTTCTTGAGAATTGCCGAACCAGTCAATCCTCTAGACAGCACGCCGATTCATCCGGAATCTTATGAGGTTGTAGACAAGCTGTTTAGTGAGATGGGCCTTAGCCTTAAACAGTTAGGCTCTGAGGAGCTAAGAACGAAGCTTGCGGAGCTAGACGCAGATCGTATCGCGCCAACGCTTGGCGTGGGCGTACCTACTTTGCGGGACATCATGGATAGCTTACTTCGTCCGGGTCGCGACCCGCGTGAAGAGCTTCCTCCCCCGATTTTCCATACTGATGTACTCAATATCGAGGATCTGGCACCAGGAATGGAACTTCACGGGACTGTGCGCAATGTCATCGATTTTGGTGCGTTTGTCGATATCGGCATCAAAAATGATGGGCTCGTTCATATTTCGCAGCTCAGCGATAAATTCGTTAAACGTCCGATGGATGTTGTATCTGTTGGTGATACGGTTACGGTATGGGTGCTTAGTGTCGATTCGAAAAAAGGCCGAGTAAGCTTGACGATGCGCAAGCCTAACTAA
- a CDS encoding MBL fold metallo-hydrolase: MKIETFTLGPLQTNAYLITVKEPATVNGEEAQERGIVIDPGMNPRKLIERLKGVKVEAILLTHAHFDHMGGVDEVRKLADCPVYIHDLEADWLTDPRKNGSMRWQDVTPPLSTDLAEYALAEGQTLSLLGLSFRVMHTPGHSPGSVSFLHGNHLFSGDVLFKMSVGRTDLPGGRERDLYDSIRLKLYKLNPEVIVYPGHGGRTTIGFEMANNPYTGA, encoded by the coding sequence ATGAAGATTGAAACATTTACATTAGGTCCCCTGCAAACGAATGCTTATCTCATTACGGTGAAGGAGCCTGCAACAGTAAATGGTGAAGAGGCGCAGGAACGCGGCATCGTGATTGATCCAGGAATGAATCCGCGCAAGCTGATTGAGCGCCTTAAAGGTGTGAAGGTGGAGGCAATTCTATTGACTCACGCTCATTTCGATCATATGGGCGGAGTGGATGAAGTGCGAAAGCTCGCTGACTGTCCTGTGTACATACATGACTTGGAGGCAGACTGGCTAACGGATCCGCGTAAAAATGGTTCAATGAGATGGCAGGATGTAACGCCTCCGCTCTCAACGGATCTCGCTGAATATGCGCTCGCGGAAGGTCAAACCTTATCGCTGCTTGGATTATCTTTCCGAGTCATGCATACACCGGGGCATTCTCCCGGCAGCGTAAGCTTCCTGCACGGCAACCATCTGTTCTCAGGCGATGTGCTATTCAAAATGTCAGTTGGCCGAACGGACCTGCCAGGTGGACGTGAACGTGATTTATATGACTCCATTCGCTTGAAGCTGTACAAACTAAACCCAGAAGTCATTGTATATCCAGGACATGGCGGACGTACGACGATTGGTTTTGAAATGGCGAACAACCCATATACGGGTGCATGA